Part of the Patagioenas fasciata isolate bPatFas1 chromosome 24, bPatFas1.hap1, whole genome shotgun sequence genome is shown below.
GCCGCCAACACCTAGGAAACGCGGGAGTGGAAtggcagggagagggaaaggaggcAGAGAACCCGCAGTGATGAAGTCACGGTAAATCTGCTCCCCCGGTGCTGAAAAGGAACCGTGGCCCCGGCAGAGGGGAAACCAGCACAGACGGCTCGCCCGCGCCGCAGCATGGCTTTCACCAGGGTGCTGCACGTCGTGGCTCTGTTCCTGATGCAAGGTAAGCACTACACATTGCTTTATACCACGTCCCCTTTGCAAGCGGGCCAGCTCGGAGAACTCCATTTCCAGAGCTTTGGCGCACACAACACGCGAAGCggctttgctgttgttgttttcttgttgACAATGCTGTATTGTCACCAAAGTTCCGAAGCGCGCTGGTGCTGAATTCTGGCTGACTCCTCAAGCCAGTACCCAGGAGATCAGTTCACCTCCTGACATGCTTGAGATGGCAAAGCATTGGCAAATGGAAAGATTCTCCCTTCAACCTGGACAGCAGATCGCTGCTTGCTGTCATGGCTTGGATGTCTGTGTATGCCTCTGGTCACATATTGTGTAAAAAGATGCTAATATAAGAAGCCAGAGTAATTTAGAAACTTCTTGCAGAGGACTTTGAAGATGAAAGGCACTTTAAATGCTCAACCTCCCTACTCCTACTAGAGGATGCAGCTTATACCTACTTTGCTAATCCCCTCTCCTTCATACACAGAAGAGCGTACAAGGTTCACATTTGACCATTTCAAATAGGGAAAGACTTAAGCAAGGCAAGCACGGAGCCAGCGATCCGCATCTCAGGCTTCACTGCTGACCTTTGCGGGAGGAACACAGGCATGAGCCTGGTTCTCATTGAGGGAACAGTCCCTCTCCTTTCTTAAACGCTGGAGCAGAAAACACAGCAGTGCTATTGCTGATGCTTTGCTGATACTCTTGTACACAAAGGTATTGTTAACATCAGACCCGTCAAATCTAAACAGCGACAAAGCGTTCTGTAATACGGCTTGCTTAGGATATTTTATTGCCATCGATTGTGTTTAACAGAAGAAGCTGTCAGTTATATCCTAGCGGAACAGCAGGCGTGCTCCAAATCAGCAGCTTCCACTCTGTTCCCGTGCACCACACCTCTTCCCCCAGTACTGCCAGACTAACGCATGAAGGATTTGTGCCTGCTGGTGACTGCTACCTGCTCGTGGCCATCAGAGTTAATTCAGGCTCCCACTCACAGGTTCAGCAGCCACAGGTCAAAAATAACCCATTAAATACGATTTCCCTACAGGCTCCAGTTTTAAAGATAACTCTGAAAATATGTATTGAGTGCGTATCACTGCAATAAGCTCTGCGTGCTTTCTAAAGGCTCCAATTAGAGCAACCAGAGGCATTCTGTTCGGTTGCATCCTGCCATTTCTAGCGTGAAATCGCTGCCCTGTCTGGCCAAGAAGGTGGGTATATCGCTGTACTTGATGCTGGACTAATTTTTCCAGGTACCCAGGGTTCCACAGGGTACAAGAACCACTGTCCTCTGGAGTTGGGACTGGAGCACGTCCCATGTCACCATGACTGTACTGTGGTGGGCTACACTGGTTTGAAGACCCATCAAACCACCCCCCGTACATGGAAGGAAACTTGACCTGTGAGTCATGGTCTGAACGAAGCCGCGGTCGCTCACGGAAACTCTGTTTGTGCTCCGTTCTGGGGGCTGCTGCTTGCTGGTTTAGAAAAGCAATCAACACCTCCCCCTTTCCTGGTTCGGTCTTGCTGCTCTCGCCTCAAAAGGAGTGAGCTGAAAGACCCTGCGATGCTGTTGGCGACAGGAAACTGTCACCTGTCACTGCACaacacacagaaaaccacagcaagGCCCCCTCTGCCACCTCCCGACGCAGGGTTTCCCAAGCAGAACCCGTGCAAGGTTTTCCTTCTGCTACCGCTCCTTGGCAAACAACCCCCGTGTGGCACGAGCTTCATTTCTgatagatttttaaatatttttgatgaAAATGAAAAGCTTTCCTGAAGCCCGGAAGATTCATTTCCCCACACTGAAATGCTGGTGTGTGTAGCAGGAACCTGCAGCACACGGCTacttagaaaataaaatcaaaccacacaaaacagaaatgaaaataaaccccTCTCACTGCCTATTTACTGAACTCTGACCCAGGCACTGCTCGTAGTCATTTCTGCAGCACATGCTCTTTCTGGAGAAAACAATTCATTCCAGGGCATCGCATATTTTCACAAAGTGTATTATGTATCTTAGAATgtctggagagaaaaaaaccacactttaCTGCCTGTAAAATGAGATAGGAATGCACAGAATGACATTTCATTTAAAGAACCTGTGCCAGGCCGGGTTGCAGATCTTGCCTGCGCAAGAAGTTTCAAAGCCAGTTCAAAGCAGTCGCAGTATTATGCTTTTTGAGTAAAAAAGGCTCATTTTGCAAGGGGCTAATCATTCACTGCTCAAGCAGGTCCAACAGCTCCACAATGGAACATGGAATAATGAAAACTCCTGTTGGCATTAACATACAGGGTTACATCTACATATGTACAGGGTTACTTACACATACACGTAAAAGGGTCTCCTATCAATTATTCAATGGCTTGTGTGGAATAATATTCAATAACTAAACCTGGTAGTGCTGGCAGATGAAGATCACAGACCTCTGGTGCAAGTCTTACCCAGCGACTGTGATGACCAATCTAACGACTGTGATTTATTGACATCAGTACAGTCATATTGGCAAGTTTCCCAATGGAAGAAAACCTTTACacccatgggggaaaaaaaaaaaaggaaagctgatGTATTACTCTGTGTGAAACATTTTTGTCGCATTTTAATACTTGTTTTTCCCCCCTCATCTCTGGCAGGGGATTTTCCAGGAGCTGGGGGTGAAACCGTAACTCTGAAGGAAGGTGAAGACCTAAATCTGCACTGCACCCTCAGCGGTGACGGCAGCTCTGCCCGGCAGTGGTTGAACCCGCGCGGCTTTGGCATTTTCCTGAACACCCAGCGGGGTAAGTGTGAAAACTGAAGACAACACTTTCCACGGGGGGCTGGAGGGTCACTCCGGGGTGGGCTTTCCGTGGCCAGGCTGACTCAGCCGCTGCCCAAACGCTTGAGATGGTTTCACACTCAGCCCCTCTCTGCAGGAAGCTGATGAAATGGAAACCCCCACAAGAGTGGTCTGGCACTGGAGCTTTTAGCAATGAACCATAGTTACCACCAGCACCAAGAGATTAGCACCAAAACCCACTCCTGCCTTACAAGAGAGACAGGAGAGGACATGCCTGAAGGCCCTGGGTGCTCTTCTGCTCATCAGGGAATTCACCAAGCTGTGGTTTCTAATATGTGCTGACAAAGCCAAAGTTACACTTATTATATTCCCTTCCACTCCCTATACCTCGTATTTATCTGTCCTTATCTCTCCTCCTTTTGGTCCGAATTCAACAGCTCTGCAGGATAAGGACTCCCCATTTGTACAGTAGCTAGGCAGCATCCCTGCTTGTTAATGCTTTTAGGCTTTAATGATAACACTAACTGGGATTTATCTCAATAACATTGGGTACCTAAGGGAAAAACACAACACTTTTGGAGGTCTTTTTCTCCCTCATGGCTGATACACATCCCCAGTTTCAGTTCAATTTAAGGGCAGAAAAGTTGCACTTTCTGTGCTGCGATTGTGGGAAAAGTCCCTGTGACTCGCTGGCCTGACCCCAAAGACTCTGATGGGTCACCCAGCAGGAGGAACGAAGCAGAGATTTAAAAGTATCTAGAAAGGGGACTGTGCAGCAGAATACAGATATCCTAGGAGGCGGGCTCATTAAAACCAAGGTGATTTGGCAAGGAAAGGGGAAGCAAAACAGCCAATTAATAAGCAGTTAATAAAGAGGTGTGGGCTGCCCATAGTGTTCATTTATATATCACAAAATACAGCCAAAGAGGGGGAAGTTGTTTTTTCGAGGCCAGATAAAGGCCTGGGGAATGGGGAAGGGAAAGCTCCTCAGTTCATGCATCTATGCTCGGTATTCAAAGGTCATATCGCTGTTCTGACCACACATCAAATCCTCACGCAGGAATAGGAGCCCCTGataataaaagtgagaaaacacatCTAATTTTCCCCACTGGCAGCGTGTTTGCCCTTTTCTTCAGTTTACTGCCGCCTCTGTGCTAGCGCAGCACCAGCTGGCAATGCCTCGTGCTAGAACTGCTCCCTTACTTCAACTGTTGatgaatttaaaaaatgcaataaagaaaACCTCCTCGTTCATTACTGTTTTGATTATCTGTCTTCCTTTTATGTACCAAGACACGTAGCATGCTGGGGTTTATTTTCCTTACAGCTTTAAGAGATCAGAGGTACAAACTTACCCATTATTCAAAGGAGGAATTATCCATCCGACTGTCTAACATAACGGTGCACGATGAAGGCGTCTATAGGTGCTTCTCCTATGGCATCCCATTCAAAAGCAAGAACGAGACTGTTGAGGTATTAGGTAAGTTCCCTCACCTGCTTTGCTCCAGAGGAGCAGAACAAAGCCAGCTCCTCAACTCCAGACATGCAGTTTTACATACAACTGCATGGTGCTTAACACACCGTAATCCCGGTCTTAGCTCAGTCCCCCAGAACAACGCTATGTATGCAGCCATTCATAAAAATTAGTGGAAAGATGTACTGTAACTGATTGTCAATCTTcttgctgcagctgctccttCTAATCCAGTACTGGATGTATCCCGACACACAGAAAGAAGCATCACGCTGTCTTGCTACACCCATGGGTGTAAACCACAGCCCCAGGTCACCTGGCTGTTGGACAATGGCATAGAGCTCCCTGGTAAGTGTTAAACGATCGGGGACTGATTACTAACAATTTCTCCTTATCAGCCTCGGGTATGTTTAAAAACACTGGAGGGTGAAACTCATCTGGTGGGACTACCACTGATCCTCCGCTCATTTCGCGCAGCTCAGCCCCCACGGTGCCAGTTTGGGGAAAAGTCAGCATTGCATTCAGTGTTCATGCAGGAGAAAGGGCTGAGCCGCCTTGCTCACGTTCAGCACAGAACAACCGCTTGGCACCAGAACCTCTTGAGAGTCTGGAGCAAAATTCCactgaaacaaaatgaaaccaaaaccagCGGCACAATTTTCAAAGCCCAAGTATAAAGTCAGTTAACAAATCCATTTTAACTATTTTCATGTTGTAAGCGGTAGATTTTGCTCAGCAGCTCGGGCACACGCCAGCCTTTCTCTCTTGTTAACATGCCCAGAGCCACCACATAGCTCACCCTAATTTGTGTACTATATAAATAGCTCCTTTGAAGACCATGTTCTAACAATAACTAGTTTATCAGCTGTAACTGTAGCACATTACACTGAAATGTACACCCATATCAAAGTCTAAGAAAAATACCCAGAGTGGTCTCTGTGATACGGCAAGTTATCTGTAAAGGTTAATTTGGAAACAAGGAATTTCTTTCATTTAAGAAATAAAGGTGTTACAAAGGGTAACAGATCAAGAGCAAACAGTTTGTTTCCAGAGAGCTGTTGCATTACAGACAGGCGGCAGAGATTATTGTGCCACCTTGGGCATTGAAGTTAAACATCTGAAAAACCCTTCGTCTCCACCCGAGCTATTCAAAGATGTCTCTGCCACATGAAAAAcacctttatttttccatttcatataAACGATTAGAAGTCAGTATTACCTAGAGGACTAGGAACTACATCAGACAAGTTATGTGGCTCTCTCTAATTCATTATGGCAAGGCAATTAATCTCTGTTCAACTTCAGCCCACTGCAAAAAGGGAAGAGTCAAACCTGCACTGACTTGTATGAAATTTAACAGAGTTGCACCAATGCTTATTTATTACAATCATAAATACGGCACAGCAATACAAATTTAACGACTTCTTTTTACATTCTGGGTAACAAATCCACAGTCATTAAGACACAAAATCAATGCCCTTGGGTTACCGCATAGCGGAATTGGAACTTTTCTAGATCTCGGTCATGCTGCAAACAGCAGGTCCTTGCATGGCTGTGGCACATAGAAAAGCAATTTATTCTGTTCAGTGAGGACCAAAAGTGGCCATTCCACCACAGTCCTGCAGGGCAATTTCCCCACATGAATCGTGAAACAGAGCGAAGGCTTTGGGGTGAGCGCAAGAGATGCAGCAACATCTGCACTTAAACAACTGCCGAGGAAGAAAACATGACCTTGCTGCCTTCGGGTTCCCGTGTAATCCATTTACACAATGAACCACTTGTGCACGGTAATCACGCGCTGCTTTAGCAGAGCCCAGTAATGCAGATAGCGCCTGGAAGGCTTTTCATTAAATTGCTCTTGACTAGAAAGCACTTAAATGTTTTCTTGCAACGGGTGTATAGGTGACACCACGCACGAGTTAGAAGCGGATGGGAAGAAATGGACCACAACCAGCAGGCTCACAGTCCTCGCCTATGGGCCCGGCTCAACCGCCAGCTGCATCGTTCACCACCAGGCACTGAAAGAGGAGCTGATGGCATCTTTCCACTTTGAGGACATCCCTAGGACGGGTACTGCGGGCTCCTTGAGCAGAGACTCTCCTGGTTTACCTCTCTGAAGTGGTGGAAGTGATGCAAAGCTGAAGCCCATAGGCTACTGCTGTGTGTGTAGGATGTAATTTTAAATGAGAGGGCCACCTGGGGCAAAAGAAGAGCTCCAAGTTAAGATTTGAgggctttttttctgcttcttaacTGCTTTAAAATTCATTAAATGTTAAGTCACAGCAGCCCAGGCTGGTCAgttccccagtgctgctgctagAATTCAGGTATGTTTGGCCTAAAGCTTTAAAGATAACTCAAAGCTCATGTTCTTAAAAAGCTGTGAGCTGTCTATGTCTTCTGTGTATTAGGCACATCCACCTGTAAATGTTGTAAATTAACACTGAAGCTGCTTTTCTAATCATTCTTAGAGTTTGCCTTCTGCCCATCTTTAGGATGGCTCTAATTCTTCTTACCTTGTTCTTCCTTACATTGCTTGATTCAACAAATGCTTATAAAGTGTATTATAATGCTTATAAAGTTGTActgttgctgggtttttttcagtgacaAATACAGATCCTGCACCAGCCACGCTAGAGGTCAATACACATGCAGCTGAGAACGAGCAATCTCCAGGTACGTATTAACAGCTTGGCCTTTTCTTAATTAATGCACAAGGCAGATAAACACAGTATCTATCACAGAAAATATCATGCAGCATCTTTACATCGAATTAGGGCTGCAAAGAGCAGTTGCCATCAGCACCAAGGGACATTTTGCTTGGGCTTCAGAACCGCTTTGGTTTTCTTCCCCAGTGACTGCAGCAGAGTCGGAtctgaacagcagcacagcctcCGCTCCAAGCTACGCACAACACAATGGTAAgggttttgctttcatttttctcctctttttataGCATTAAATACGTTCGGAGGACAGGAAAGTTCTTCCTTAGATTGCTTGATTCAACAAATGCTTATAAAGTGCTCTGAAAGTTGTACTGTTGCTGGGTTGTTTTCAGTGACAAATACAGATCCTGCACCAGCCGCGCTAGAGGTCAATACACATGCAGCTGAGAACGAGCAATCTCCAGGTACGTATTAACTGCTTGGCCTCTTCTTAATTAATGCACAAGGCAGATAAACACAGTATCTATCACAGAAAATATCGTGCAGCATCTTTACATCGAATTAGGGCTGCAAAGAGCAGTTGCCATCAGCACCAAGGGACATTTTGCTCGGGCTTCAGAACCGCTTTGGTTTTCTTCCCCAGTGACTGCAGCAGAGTCGGAtctgaacagcagcacagcctcCGCTCCAAGCTACGCACAATATAACGGTAAGGGTTTCgctttcatttttctcctctttttataGCATTAAATATGTTCAGAGGACAGGAAAGCTGAGGGTGGGAGGGTGGGACTGTAAGTCTAACCACAGATCAGCTAGAGCAACCCAAACAGCCCAGACCATGGACCATACCAGAGCAGCTTTCATTTTTCATGGATCAGTTCCATGGCAAAGCGTCTCTTCTGATGTTTGTcttgggtttggggggtttgccTTTAGGATCTGAGCAACTCACCACCCCTTCTGCAGTACCAGAAGATCCAGTAGTCAGCGGCTCCACATCAACACCAACCCAGCAAAACCTCCAACCCAATGTCACATCTACTTGTAAGTTCGGTCCTAGTTACATGTATTtaccaaaccaggacagaaacgCTAGCGAGAACAGCATTACATTCCGCATCACAAACTTGCATGCAACATAAAAACCAACACTTCTCTCTTGTGCGGGGAGCCTTCAGTTTTACAACCACAAAAGCAGACAAAACCCTTGAGATGCAGAAGAGCACCAGCCATAGCAGCAGCAGGTGGGTGTGCGCCAGGCTGGGTTTCTCTGGACGGTTGCACTAGATGGCACTGTGCAACAGCAGTTACCTGTGCACAGAGCGGGCTGCAGGTTCGGAGCTGAGGAACTGTTGCCAGCAGAAGAACGAAGAGCTCCGCTGTCCAGATGGGTTGGCCAAAACCCACCCAGGTGGGCAAAGGTGCCTGCTTAGTGCGACAAGCCCCGCGGGGAGAAGAATCAATCAGCTGGCTTAGAAATACAGGAACTCTTTGTTTAGAAGTGCTACATTCTCATTTCCATTCCCCCAGGGGCTGAAACATCATTCAATGGCAACGTCACAGAAGAGGGCATTTCCACAGCAGACACAGCACCAACTGAAAATGTAGCTGTGATTTCCACCATCACCTTCGGTATGAACTCATGATTTCAGTGACAGTTTCCAAACATGCAACAAGCTTTCTTACAGCAAGCTGGTTCTCTCTGACCTCGTGATGGTAATTACGTGGGTAATGCTTGCAATCTTGGCAAGAGACCATTTTTAGCATCTAGAAAAAATGCTAAATGTTACTGTTCGTTGTGCTAGGGCACAAGTCTACCCATTTCCAACAGCTTTTCCTGTTTATATAAGTAGAAAAAATTTACCTCAGCCTAAAATTAAGTCCAATGAGGTGACTTCTGCACTCCCACCATGTTCATCTGGCCTGGTCCAGGATCTATCATTTTGTCCTAACTACCAGAGACACACAGGAAGCTATTTAACCACACAAACATATACCTGCCTTTTTTACAGAGCAAAACGTGCAGCCTGAAGGCATGGAAACGAAGGAGAATAATCTCCTGCTGCCCATCCTGGTGGCTGCTCTGATTTTCGCGCTGCTCATCATCGTCATGCTCTTTATGAGGAAGCTGAAGAAAGCTCACGGGGTGTGGAAGAGAGGTGAGCGGTGGCCATGTCCAGCatctgctggtgctgctttgttCAGAGGGGCTGGAGAAGTGAGGGAACTGTTGAGCGGAGACAAGACACGGCTCCTCCAGCCACCAATTAAATGTCCTTCTCCCATGGACAGCAGCTGTGACTTGTTGCAGACAACTGGTGCAGAGTCCCTGTGGCTGAGCCTCGGGTCATGCTCCAGCTGACATGAGGTGCCACGAAAGCCAAAGAAATTACTATGTTAAGCATCTCTCTTGGATGATGAGGATGACTGAACCCCCGTTTTATGAGTGGTCTCTCAGGATTTTTATGGGGACGAGCCATGGCAAAATCTCATCATCTTAATTACATTTGTTTTCTGCGCAGAAAATGATGTTTCAGACCAGACAGTGGAGAGTTATAAGTCCAAATCTAATGAAGACAGTACAGGCCATGAGAAGAATGGACATGGTAAGAAGCTTTAACCAACATAAACTGGTTCCTGTCAGACCCTGATTCCCGTTAGACCATTGCTGCTGACCACAGCCAGGGCAGGTTGAGTCAATCTTACCCTGCAGAGATATTTGGAAACTGCATGTTTTACACCTGAATATTCTAAACCCAAACCGTTCATAACCAAAGGTCCACCACAGATATTATAGCTGCAGCAAGAGTGATgcagaaatgaaagtcattgCTTTTTATCTGATAGGTTAGACTGGATAAACACAATGGGTTTATCTAGTTTCTAAATATAATCTGCTGAAACACTATTTAAAACAATATGCATGGTATACACCAGGAACGCTACTATTGTTAAACCGTCCTGAATGGCTCTTGTCCCATTTCACCACCAACAATATTTAAACCACACAGGTACCCCTCCCTTTACAAAACCAGTACTAAATGTGTGTTTAACTTACAGTTGTCAATCAGAAGTCCAATATGCAATATGTAACAGATGGATATGCAGAAACAATGCAGAAGAATCCAACAGACACAAACCTTGCAATAAGTGAGAAACTGTTTGGATGTGGAAGGGAAACGAATGTATAGTGATGGCAAGATGTGCAGAAACACCGCTATTTCCTGATATTTGTGTTACAGCATCCAGACATCAAGATGATTTCAAGGAGCACAAGCACAAACAGCTGCCCTCAACCCAAAGCACAGCTTGGGCTGCTTTTCCTCAAACAGTGGGACCAGTGCTCCTCCAAACCTCTTAGCAATGAGCAGACTGATTTACCTGTAATCCTCAGAGGATTTAATTAGCCGCTGCCAGAAACAGAGCTCATCGATCCCAGCTCAGGTCCTGCCAGCAGAGGAAGATGCAATTAGCCCAGAGAGGTGGAGGACATGGAGATATTTGTGTGATGCTTCAGCCACCTCCTCTGTAATACAGGGTAGGACTGAGCAAGAAGCCctgggagctgcagagcagctggggctggtttTATCTCACACTGACGAGCAGATTTAACGAAGCAGGAAAACACCTGGATGTCcaaggtgttaaaaacaaaggtTGTCCCCCTTGCTGGGGCTTCAGCCTGAGTTTCTCAGCCACACAATAACATCGCTCTCTGCATCAGCACCAGTGTGCAAGGGGCTctgaaagcaaaacatttgggTGCTATAATTGCACAGACCCCCACATCGCATGAGCTTCCAGGGGGGTCACTGACAAGATGGGAGTTTTCAGGCAAGGGGCTGGCAAGGATCAAGAGGAAGGGCAGTGTCACCCATGGGACTCCCCAAATACAGGGACAAAGTCACCTGCTCGCTAGGAGGGTCGCCAAGGCATTAGATCTGCAGAGCGCCACAATGCTATCACCAGGaccctttgctgctgcagaaagaCAAAACCGAATTCCTAAAATAAAGGAAATATATAACAGAAagctgtgtttgttttatttctcaccagaaataagaaaaaagctcAAAACTGGTTTTGAATACCGAATTAAACAAAAGCCCGTGAAGCGATTCCTGCAAATAATTCAATTTGCAGGTGGAAAGTGGCTCCGCCCAGCCTGGGCGCTACCACGCtccccgcggggcggggggggggacgcGCTCCCCCCGCCGCGCTCACCCTTGGTAGGTGCGGCGCGGCGTCCGCCGCTGTAGCCATGGCAACGGGGGCCGGGGACGAGGCCTTGGGGCAGAACTGGGATCAGTAAGGGGACAGGGCGAGGGGATTTGGGGACGAGGGGACAGGGTGAGGGGACAGGGCAAGGGGATCTGGGGGCGAGGCTTCTCCCAGGCGGGTTGAGGGGCTCCCAGGCCACGGACTACGGTGATGTGACCGGAGCGATGGACACCGGCAGCCACCCAGGTGACAGAGGCCTCCCCGGGGGTAAACTCGCGTGTGACAAGCAGTGGCAACCCTGAAAAATTAGAAGTTATATTTTGCATTTCCGTATCTCAACAGTTGCCCGTGTGCTGAAGTGAAACTCACCAAGTAGCTTTAAAGGGCTGGATTGGGATGTAACTGACTAATGTGCATTTCTGCTGCCTCTGGCCTTCCAGACAATTCCTCTTGGAAGTATCTGGTGGTGCAAATGACTTACGAACATTTAAATGCAATCAAATGAAAAGAACCTCTCTAATTTAAGTGTTCCAGTTCTTTTCTGCCACACACTTTCTTGCTGATAGCTTACATGTCAAGATGGTATAAAGTTGAATGAAAAGAACATATAAGATTTCTTTGAGTCCTCAGAAGTTAACAGACAAAGTTTTGTTGCTTTGTCTtagcttaattttctttttcataagctGTTTATATATTATTAGCTTTGTTACCACTCAAATTTTAGTTAGAGAGTACTAAATACTAGTACTAGATACTCTTCATAGTAATAAGTCATGTATTTGCTGCATCAGGACCTTGATATTAACTACTTAAAGGAAAATCATTGTAACTGATGAGAATAAATAATAGTTTTAATATAAAAGATCAAATTCCAAGCCTAAGCCAATGATACTATCCTCTATTCCAGCTTTTAACAAATATAATCATTAACATAGAGTGAACAACCGTTTTATTTTTACTCCCACGTTTTTCAAATACAGGGCTGGTGTATATGATCGGTGCAAAACATGGAGTTAATTCTTCAGATACAAAGTATATTTCAGTTTCTTCTCCACACACTTGCAACCTAAGTAAAACAGGTTTTCCCCGGCGCATACTCACGCAACCAGATTTCCACCCTGCGAATTGGAAAAGGTCATCTGTAAGAGAAGGGGGCTTCACCCCCAGCCTGCGGGACTCCCAAGACTCTGATTTCGAAAGCCTTGTTCGGGAGAGAGAGTATCAGATACAACTCCAGCAGCGGATTCGGGAAAATGAAGAGCTGGTAGGACTGAGTCCTGACGAGGTGGAGAACGACAGCTTAGAAGAAGACAGCTTGGAGGAAGAGAGTTCAGAAGAACAAGAAGGAGCGGAGTTTGATGCAAATCAATATACAAATGAAATACAAAAGAATGTTGGCAGCGGAAGGTAAGGCATAGGATTTTAGTAGACGAGTAGAATAGTTCTGACACTACACTTTATGCTCCTCAGGATATATACGACATATTCAAGACCAGTTTGTATTGCCAAAGTGCTATTAAGAGCACCTACGGACTTAATTACACACAAAGATGTGCTGTTTCACCTTAGCCACACTCATTACACCCATTTCTCCAACACGACCGCAACCGCTTTCTTGGCTGAAACACCGGTGTAGGAGGGTGAGATGGAACCATCAAACCTTGGGGTGGTGCAGCAGCCCTGAGATCATGGACCAGAGGGTTTCTGGAGCTGGGCTATGAGAAAGgaccagaaagaaaagcaaaaccagtgcCAACACATCCTCTTTTCGTTCCTAACAGAAAGACTTGTGCTGAACAAACAGGGCCACTTCTTTAGAGGTGAAAATTGGTGGGTGGAATAAAC
Proteins encoded:
- the CRTAM gene encoding cytotoxic and regulatory T-cell molecule, coding for MVGADVLKMVNEGMNGNKTEAGAPHLGELNPAQCTCRIAAPLGAFPSINITPAQMLSETEAEGVRGTVAPAEGKPAQTARPRRSMAFTRVLHVVALFLMQGDFPGAGGETVTLKEGEDLNLHCTLSGDGSSARQWLNPRGFGIFLNTQRALRDQRYKLTHYSKEELSIRLSNITVHDEGVYRCFSYGIPFKSKNETVEVLAAPSNPVLDVSRHTERSITLSCYTHGCKPQPQVTWLLDNGIELPGDTTHELEADGKKWTTTSRLTVLAYGPGSTASCIVHHQALKEELMASFHFEDIPRTVTNTDPAPATLEVNTHAAENEQSPVTAAESDLNSSTASAPSYAQHNVTNTDPAPAALEVNTHAAENEQSPVTAAESDLNSSTASAPSYAQYNGSEQLTTPSAVPEDPVVSGSTSTPTQQNLQPNVTSTWAETSFNGNVTEEGISTADTAPTENVAVISTITFEQNVQPEGMETKENNLLLPILVAALIFALLIIVMLFMRKLKKAHGVWKRENDVSDQTVESYKSKSNEDSTGHEKNGHVVNQKSNMQYVTDGYAETMQKNPTDTNLAISEKLFGCGRETNV